The genomic stretch GCCGTCCCCGCTCCACCGGCTCCCGTCGCTCGAACGGCACCGGCACATACTGAACAGAGGGGCGCCGCTGCACGGGTTGCGGGTAGAGCTCCATCAAACGGTAGACCTCGTAGGGCATCTCGTTGCTGACTTGGAGCCCCATGCGCCGCAGCGCATCGCAAGTGATCGGGTAATCGTGTGTCCAGCGCCCTTCCGTGAGCGTCTTCGCGATCTCGCGGGCTTTGTCCTCGGGCAGCTTCGCGGCCAGGATCTCGTATACGCTTTCATAGACCTGCACCATGGCTTTGGCGGCCATGTCCCCCAGGATTAGCGTCGTGTCGCTTACGGAGTTCTTGTCCTTCTGCTCTATGGCCCGCAGAATGGATACCGCCGGGTAGTTCCCGAGTTGCGGGTCGACCGGGCCGAGCACGGCGTTCTCGTCCATGACGATCTCGTCTGCGGCTAGAGCCAGGAGCGTCCCGCCAGACATCGCGTAGTGCGGCACGAACACAGTTACTTTCGCCTTGTGGCCCGCGATCGCGTGGGCGATCTGCTCCGCGGCGAGCACGAGACCGCCCGGTGTGTGGAGGATGATATCTATCGGGACATCGTCTGGCGTGAGGCGGATCGCTCTTAGCACCTGTTCCGAATCCTCGATGTCGATGTGGCGCGAGATCGGGATGCCGAGGAAGCTGATTGCCTCCATGCGGTGGATCATGGCTATGACCCGCGATCTCCTCTTGCGTGAGAGGGAGTTGAGGATGTGCAGCCTTGCGAGCTCGATCCTTCGCCTTCCGAAGAGGGGCGAGAGGAGGCTCCACACCAGGAGAAGGATCCAGAAGAGGTTGAAGAACGTGTCGGACATATCCACGCTCTCTCCTGTCTGCGGTTGCGGCCTTGTTGGGCGCGAGGTCAGGAACGCTTGCGACTCTTGGGAGCGGTTGACGGTCGCTGCGCGGTGGGTGTCAAAACCCGGCCACCCGTCCGGCCCGGCGGGCCGCGCATCCCGCATCCTGTGAGGGTGGCCTGCCGGGGCGCCGTTCCCGAGGGCAACACCGGCAAACCTAGGCTCGCCCTGACGTTGACGCACTTGCCTTGCTTGCCCCTTGAGTTAAGTTTCCGTCCGGGTGGCATGAATATGCGGCCCCCTTAGGCTGCCGACTCTGGGACTGAGTGCATCGTCGGCAGTTCGCGCTGCTCTGCGGCGCGAGCGTCCCCTGCCTAAGGCTACCTATCGGCCTTGCGCTCCGCGGCGATGGCGTGCTCTCGGCTCGCATCGTTCGGATCCGGCACACGAGATAGCCGAATTCCGGGCGCCCCGTCGTGCAGGGGCCGGCGGCAACCCGAACGCCGCCCAAAGGAGGAGACGAGGACTCACGGAGCGATACTTGATACTTAACTTAGGATGTAAGGCGGCGCGCTGTGCCCGACTCCACTCTTCAAGCCATCCCTCGCCTCGTCTCATGCTCTGGGAGATCGTGGTTTCCAGGCGCTTGTGTCTCGGAAACTCGTGTAGTAGAATTGCATGGGGGAATGAGCCACAAGCTGATGGAGGGACGAACGGATGGTTGAAAAGGCAACGTTTACCGTCAAGAAAGGCCTTGCGGAGATGCTCAAGGGTGGCGTGATCATGGACGTCACCACCCCCGAGCAGGCGAAGATCGCCGAGGATGCCGGCGCAGTTGCTGTCATGGCACTGGAGCGCGTGCCCGCCGATATCAGGGCGCAGGGCGGCGTGGCAAGGATGTCCGACCCCGCCATAATCGAGGCGATCATGGAAGCTGTCACAATCCCGGTCATGGCCAAATGCAGGATCGGGCATTTCGTTGAGGCGCAGATCCTTGAGGCTCTGGGCGTAGATTACATCGACGAGAGCGAGGTCCTGACACCAGCCGACGAGGAGCATCACATAGACAAGCACCAGTTCAAGGTGCCGTTCGTCTGCGGTTGCCGTAACCTGGGGGAGGCCCTGCGAAGGATCGGAGAAGGCGCGGCGATGATTCGCACGAAGGG from Bacillota bacterium encodes the following:
- the pdxS gene encoding pyridoxal 5'-phosphate synthase lyase subunit PdxS, with the translated sequence MVEKATFTVKKGLAEMLKGGVIMDVTTPEQAKIAEDAGAVAVMALERVPADIRAQGGVARMSDPAIIEAIMEAVTIPVMAKCRIGHFVEAQILEALGVDYIDESEVLTPADEEHHIDKHQFKVPFVCGCRNLGEALRRIGEGAAMIRTKGEAGTGDVVEAVRHMRRVMSEIRRLTSMREDELMAAAKEMQAPYELVVQVAKEGKLPVVNFAAGGIATPADAALMMQLGADGIFVGSGIFKSDNPAARARAIVDATAHYNDPDILAKVSRGIGEPMKGLAAASLKEEERLQVRGW